Proteins encoded together in one bacterium window:
- a CDS encoding acyl-CoA dehydrogenase family protein has protein sequence MRISDENRALQQMAREFAEKEIRPIAAERDKITNPKETFSWELVKKGSALGLRTLAVPEEFGGPGVDLMGQVLVILELARADGGVAKTFSQCWKWTPMIAKLANDEQRKRFLPLFMNDDTYLLAMGGSEPDAGSDNRIPPPGYPKAGWKTSAVRKGDSWVLNGMKHFIANGGVASLYIIRTRTNPDVPITEGTTMFFVPKDTPGFSIGRTHDKIGWRFYQNAELIFQDCQVPHANVLGEVNKGKGSGSERYVSFNDVELAANVLGIAQSAFEYALDHARNRIQGGKPIIEHQAIALKLADMHMRLEAARSYLFNVVENAENAGEEFESSSKQLMKVFATEAAISVAQNAVEIFGGSGVMRDAPVEKLLRDVAIFPHLAADSVMKLRAAAKLR, from the coding sequence ATGCGCATTAGCGATGAAAACAGGGCTTTGCAGCAGATGGCGCGGGAGTTCGCTGAGAAGGAGATCCGTCCCATCGCAGCGGAAAGGGACAAGATCACCAACCCGAAGGAAACCTTCAGCTGGGAGCTGGTGAAAAAGGGCTCCGCCCTGGGCTTGCGTACTCTGGCCGTACCCGAGGAATTCGGCGGGCCCGGAGTCGACCTTATGGGGCAAGTGCTCGTGATTCTCGAGTTGGCGCGCGCGGATGGGGGCGTGGCCAAGACCTTCAGTCAGTGCTGGAAGTGGACCCCCATGATCGCCAAGCTCGCCAACGATGAACAGCGCAAGCGCTTCCTCCCTCTGTTCATGAATGACGATACCTATCTTCTCGCCATGGGAGGCTCGGAGCCCGATGCGGGCTCCGACAACCGCATACCCCCTCCGGGTTATCCGAAGGCGGGGTGGAAGACTTCCGCGGTCCGCAAGGGTGACAGCTGGGTGCTCAACGGCATGAAGCATTTCATCGCCAATGGTGGTGTGGCCAGTCTTTATATTATCCGTACGCGGACGAATCCGGATGTCCCCATCACCGAGGGGACGACGATGTTTTTCGTCCCGAAAGACACCCCTGGGTTCAGCATTGGCCGGACGCACGACAAGATCGGTTGGCGCTTCTATCAGAACGCCGAGCTCATCTTCCAGGATTGCCAGGTTCCCCATGCGAATGTTCTCGGAGAGGTGAACAAGGGGAAGGGCTCAGGTTCAGAAAGGTACGTCAGCTTCAACGATGTCGAGCTGGCCGCCAATGTTCTGGGGATCGCACAGTCAGCTTTCGAATACGCCCTTGACCACGCCCGCAACCGCATCCAGGGCGGGAAGCCGATCATCGAGCACCAGGCCATTGCCCTCAAGCTGGCAGATATGCACATGCGTCTGGAGGCAGCCCGGAGCTATTTGTTCAACGTAGTGGAAAACGCGGAAAACGCGGGCGAGGAGTTTGAATCTTCTTCGAAACAGTTGATGAAGGTGTTTGCCACCGAGGCGGCTATCTCTGTTGCCCAAAATGCGGTGGAGATATTTGGCGGATCAGGCGTCATGCGGGACGCACCGGTGGAGAAGTTGCTCCGCGATGTCGCGATCTTCCCTCACCTGGCGGCTGATTCGGTCATGAAGCTGAGGGCG